One genomic window of Borreliella burgdorferi B31 includes the following:
- the dnaN gene encoding DNA polymerase III subunit beta yields MLHNTFFICETNQIMNEIEKAKGIILNRNMNDIWSALLIEVKKSNLIIKSTDRNIFFESTISIVSETDFKVLINASNFYDAVKAFSFYKKIKIVFNENNSKLEIMGELNDEKEEYEDHLKEPTFSYEEIENYNYDMVNEDYTFGIEIKQKSFKKVINRIAFSAHLDESKNVLNGVYFSKDEDSKLLLVSTNGHRMSICKTEVIVEEDVNFIVPVKIFNFLKHLMSGEGMVKIKFSDKKFYVEFDNYKIACSLINGNYPDYKSIIPKEQKNKSLVSLGILKDRLARVNLYVDKSRKLVLTFSELQLKLLGEDLITGRKGEFFIKDPNYLYDGADEVMAINISYFVEAISVFETSKIEIQFNSGNVLKLSEPENFNFTHLIMPMSLG; encoded by the coding sequence ATGCTACACAACACATTTTTTATTTGCGAAACAAATCAAATTATGAATGAGATAGAAAAAGCAAAGGGAATAATATTAAACAGAAATATGAATGATATTTGGAGTGCATTGTTAATAGAAGTAAAAAAATCTAATCTCATAATCAAATCAACAGACAGAAATATATTTTTTGAAAGCACAATTTCAATTGTTTCAGAAACAGATTTTAAGGTATTAATTAATGCTTCAAATTTTTATGATGCAGTAAAAGCATTCAGTTTTTATAAGAAAATCAAAATAGTTTTTAATGAAAATAATAGTAAATTAGAAATTATGGGAGAGTTAAATGATGAGAAAGAGGAATATGAAGATCATTTAAAAGAGCCCACTTTTTCATACGAAGAAATAGAAAATTACAATTATGATATGGTTAATGAAGATTATACTTTTGGAATTGAAATAAAACAAAAATCTTTTAAAAAAGTAATAAATAGAATAGCTTTTTCAGCACATCTTGATGAATCTAAGAATGTATTAAATGGTGTGTATTTTTCAAAAGATGAAGATTCTAAATTACTACTTGTTTCTACTAATGGTCACAGAATGTCTATTTGTAAAACAGAAGTCATAGTTGAAGAAGATGTGAATTTTATAGTTCCTGTAAAAATATTTAATTTCTTAAAACATCTTATGTCGGGAGAAGGTATGGTTAAAATAAAGTTTTCGGATAAAAAATTTTATGTTGAATTTGATAATTATAAAATAGCTTGTAGCTTAATTAATGGTAATTATCCGGATTATAAAAGCATTATACCTAAAGAACAGAAAAATAAATCTTTAGTTTCGCTAGGCATTTTAAAAGATAGACTTGCAAGAGTCAATTTATATGTTGATAAATCAAGAAAGTTGGTTTTAACTTTCTCTGAGTTACAATTAAAACTTCTTGGAGAAGATTTGATTACTGGAAGAAAAGGTGAATTTTTCATTAAAGATCCAAATTATCTGTATGACGGAGCAGATGAGGTTATGGCTATTAATATTTCATATTTTGTTGAAGCTATTAGTGTTTTTGAAACTTCAAAGATAGAAATACAATTTAATTCGGGCAATGTATTAAAATTGAGCGAACCTGAAAATTTTAATTTTACGCACTTGATAATGCCGATGTCTTTGGGTTAA
- the dnaA gene encoding chromosomal replication initiator protein DnaA, translating into MEKSKNIWSLILTEIKKELSEEEFYVWFENLCFLESIGDNIKISTPNLFHKNQIEKRFTKKIKEILIKNGYNNIVIVFTNQPPKTHSNKQETKNPALNETFSKFDKLKEKTTSKEAIQNIQDRIKMYIKKEEEEPTNFKNPFLKKRYTFENFIIGPNNKLAYNASLSISKNPGKKYNPCLIYGGVGLGKTHLLQSIGNKTEELHHNLKILYVTAENFLNEFVESIKTHETKKFKKKYRYLDMLLIDDIHDLQKKEGIQEELFHTFNALYEDNKQLVFTCDRSPSELTNFTDRLKSRFTRGLNVDISKPNFELRAAIVEKKAEEDGINVPKNILNLVAQKVTTNVRDLEAAVTKLKAYIDLDNIEIDIEIVEKIIKEIIIYEKETTNEPNNKINIENIKKILLRELKITHKDIEGHSKKPEITKARHIYAYLLRNFTELSTVEIGKIIGGKTHSTVLYSINKIDRDRNNDKEINNLITELMNKIKKN; encoded by the coding sequence ATGGAAAAATCAAAAAATATATGGAGCTTGATTTTAACAGAAATAAAAAAAGAACTATCAGAAGAAGAATTTTATGTTTGGTTTGAAAATTTGTGCTTTTTAGAATCAATAGGTGACAATATTAAAATATCTACTCCAAATTTATTTCATAAAAATCAAATAGAAAAAAGATTTACAAAAAAAATTAAAGAAATCCTTATAAAAAATGGCTACAATAACATAGTCATTGTATTTACAAATCAACCACCCAAAACTCATTCTAACAAACAAGAAACTAAAAACCCGGCTCTTAACGAAACTTTTTCAAAGTTCGACAAGCTCAAAGAAAAAACAACTTCCAAAGAAGCAATCCAAAATATTCAAGATCGTATAAAAATGTATATCAAAAAAGAAGAAGAAGAGCCCACAAATTTTAAAAACCCCTTTCTTAAAAAAAGATATACATTTGAAAATTTTATCATCGGGCCAAATAATAAACTTGCTTACAATGCCAGCTTGTCAATCTCAAAAAATCCTGGGAAAAAATATAATCCGTGTTTAATTTATGGTGGAGTTGGACTTGGAAAAACACATTTGCTTCAAAGCATAGGAAACAAAACAGAAGAATTACATCATAACCTTAAAATATTATATGTTACTGCTGAAAATTTTTTAAATGAATTTGTAGAAAGCATAAAGACACACGAAACAAAAAAATTTAAAAAAAAATACAGATACTTAGACATGCTACTTATAGACGATATCCACGACTTACAAAAAAAAGAAGGTATACAAGAAGAGCTTTTTCACACATTTAATGCCCTTTATGAAGACAATAAACAACTAGTATTCACATGTGACCGATCTCCTTCTGAACTTACAAATTTTACAGATCGATTAAAAAGCAGATTCACAAGGGGATTAAATGTTGATATATCAAAGCCCAATTTTGAACTCAGAGCAGCTATTGTCGAAAAAAAAGCAGAAGAAGATGGCATAAATGTCCCTAAAAATATACTAAATCTGGTTGCTCAAAAAGTTACAACCAACGTAAGAGACCTTGAAGCTGCTGTAACAAAACTAAAAGCATATATAGATTTAGACAATATAGAAATTGACATTGAAATTGTTGAAAAAATAATCAAAGAAATAATAATTTACGAAAAAGAAACAACCAATGAGCCAAACAATAAAATTAATATCGAAAATATAAAAAAAATACTCTTAAGAGAGCTAAAAATCACACACAAAGATATTGAGGGGCATAGTAAAAAACCAGAGATAACAAAAGCTAGACATATTTATGCGTACCTTTTGAGAAATTTTACAGAGCTATCAACAGTTGAAATTGGAAAAATTATTGGAGGGAAAACCCATTCAACAGTGCTTTATTCGATAAATAAAATAGATAGAGACAGAAATAATGACAAAGAAATTAACAATTTAATCACAGAACTTATGAACAAAATAAAAAAAAATTAA
- the gyrB gene encoding DNA topoisomerase (ATP-hydrolyzing) subunit B → MNYVASNIQVLKGLEAVRKRPGMYIGSVSINGLHHLVYEVVDNSIDEALAGFCDRIDVIINLDNTITVIDNGRGIPTDIHEEEGISALELVLTKLHSGGKFNKGTYKVSGGLHGVGISVVNALSSFLEVYVNRDGKIFRQTFSKGIPTSKVEVVGESSVTGTKVTFLADSEIFETLDYNFDVLEKRLKELAFLNDKIYISIEDKRIGKEKSSKFYFEGGIKSFVDYLTNDSKAFQSEPYYIDGFINDVIVNVGLKWTESYSDNILSFVNNINTREGGTHVMGFRSGLTKAMNEAFKNSKISKKDIPNLTGDDFKEGLTAVISVKVPEPQFEGQTKSKLGNSEIRKIVEVVVYEHLLEIINLNPLEIDTILGKAIKAARAREAARKARESERKKNAFESLALPGKLADCTSKNPLEREIYIVEGDSAGGSAKMGRNRFFQAILPLWGKMLNVEKTREDKVITNDKLIPIIASLGAGVGKTFDITKLRYHKIIIMADADVDGSHIRTLLLAFFFRYMRDLIENGYIYIAMPPLYKIKYDNRIYYFYEEKEKEKFLDSIETKNRNSISLQRYKGLGEMNPTQLWETTMDPARRKMRLMNIDDAIEAEKIFVTLMGDLVEPRKEFIEQNALNVINLDV, encoded by the coding sequence ATGAATTATGTTGCTAGTAACATTCAGGTCTTAAAAGGACTTGAGGCTGTTAGGAAAAGGCCTGGCATGTATATAGGCTCAGTTTCTATTAATGGATTGCACCATTTGGTTTATGAGGTGGTTGACAATAGCATTGATGAGGCTTTAGCTGGGTTTTGTGATAGAATAGATGTTATTATCAATTTAGATAATACTATAACTGTAATTGATAATGGGAGAGGTATTCCTACCGATATTCATGAAGAGGAGGGTATTAGTGCCCTTGAACTTGTTTTAACAAAATTACATTCTGGTGGTAAGTTTAATAAAGGCACGTATAAAGTTTCTGGGGGACTTCATGGCGTTGGAATTTCGGTTGTAAATGCTCTATCTTCGTTTTTAGAGGTTTATGTTAATAGAGATGGAAAAATTTTTAGGCAAACTTTTTCAAAAGGTATTCCGACTTCTAAAGTAGAAGTTGTGGGGGAATCTTCTGTTACGGGGACTAAGGTTACTTTTTTGGCGGATTCTGAAATTTTTGAAACTTTAGATTATAATTTCGATGTTCTTGAAAAAAGGCTTAAAGAGCTTGCTTTTTTAAACGATAAAATATACATTTCAATTGAAGATAAAAGAATTGGTAAAGAAAAATCTTCAAAATTTTATTTTGAGGGTGGGATAAAATCTTTTGTAGATTATTTAACTAATGACAGCAAAGCTTTTCAATCAGAACCTTATTATATTGATGGTTTTATTAATGATGTTATTGTTAATGTGGGGCTTAAATGGACTGAAAGCTATTCTGACAACATTCTTTCTTTTGTTAATAACATTAATACAAGAGAAGGGGGAACTCATGTTATGGGATTTAGAAGTGGACTTACTAAGGCCATGAATGAAGCTTTTAAAAATTCAAAAATAAGTAAAAAAGATATTCCAAATCTTACAGGAGATGATTTTAAAGAGGGGCTTACAGCTGTTATTTCTGTCAAAGTACCAGAACCTCAATTTGAAGGTCAAACAAAAAGTAAGCTTGGTAATTCTGAGATAAGAAAAATAGTTGAAGTTGTTGTATATGAACATTTATTGGAAATTATTAATTTAAATCCTTTAGAGATAGACACTATTCTTGGAAAAGCAATAAAAGCTGCTCGTGCTCGTGAAGCTGCAAGAAAAGCAAGAGAATCAGAAAGAAAAAAAAATGCATTTGAAAGCTTGGCATTGCCTGGAAAATTGGCTGATTGTACTTCTAAAAATCCTTTGGAAAGAGAAATCTATATTGTAGAAGGTGATTCTGCTGGAGGAAGTGCTAAAATGGGTAGAAATAGATTTTTTCAGGCCATTTTGCCACTGTGGGGGAAAATGCTTAATGTTGAGAAAACAAGAGAAGATAAGGTTATCACCAATGATAAGCTTATTCCCATAATTGCATCTCTTGGTGCAGGAGTTGGTAAAACTTTTGATATTACAAAACTTCGTTATCACAAGATCATTATTATGGCAGATGCCGATGTTGATGGATCTCATATTAGAACTTTGCTTTTAGCTTTTTTCTTTAGATATATGAGAGATTTAATTGAAAATGGATATATATATATAGCCATGCCTCCTCTTTATAAAATAAAGTATGACAATCGTATTTATTATTTTTATGAAGAGAAAGAAAAAGAAAAATTTTTAGATTCTATTGAAACTAAAAATCGCAATAGTATTTCTCTTCAGAGATATAAAGGGCTTGGGGAGATGAATCCAACGCAGCTTTGGGAAACAACTATGGATCCTGCTAGAAGAAAAATGAGATTGATGAATATAGATGATGCTATTGAAGCTGAAAAAATTTTTGTTACTCTTATGGGAGATTTAGTTGAGCCCAGAAAAGAATTTATTGAACAGAATGCACTTAATGTAATTAATCTTGATGTGTAA